From a region of the Oryza sativa Japonica Group chromosome 6, ASM3414082v1 genome:
- the LOC4340895 gene encoding uncharacterized protein: MCLPFLCGGDDPVKNSEVRPPARHPREGPNDGDGGHKPSPPPHAGGAVNGNGGAAPPAPATSPDTEVRAPTYGDKQISPPKEGAAGKPPMVVPAANHPQAPTGEEAKKAHGGGGAVGRRNGISSTVLTAPPPVGPMAAPATTVKDAPPAAAAAAANDVHGDADEQHPGYGDHGEVDDRKPRRRSWL, translated from the coding sequence atgtgCCTCCCGTTCCTCTGCGGCGGTGACGACCCCGTGAAAAATAGCGAGGtacggccgccggcgaggcacCCGAGAGAAGGTCcaaacgacggcgacggcggccacaAGCCATCACCACCTCCGcatgccggcggcgccgtcaaCGGCAACGGGGGAGCTGCTCCGCCTGCTCCGGCGACGTCGCCGGACACCGAGGTCCGGGCGCCCACCTATGGCGATAAACAGATCAGTCCTCCGAAGGAAGGCGCAGCTGGGAAGCCGCCTATGGTGGTCCCGGCGGCAAATCATCCGCAAGCTCCCACCGGCGAGGAGGCTAAGAaggctcacggcggcggcggcgccgtcggtcGCCGCAATGGAATTTCGTCCACGGTActcacggcgccgccgccagtgGGACCCATGGCTGCTCCAGCGACGACAGTGAAggatgctcctcctgctgctgctgctgctgccgccaacGACGTCCATGGCGATGCTGATGAGCAACACCCTGGCTATGGTGATCACGGCGAGGTCGACGACCGCAAGCCTCGACGCAGATCATGGTTGTGA